Proteins encoded in a region of the Phoenix dactylifera cultivar Barhee BC4 chromosome 3, palm_55x_up_171113_PBpolish2nd_filt_p, whole genome shotgun sequence genome:
- the LOC103706304 gene encoding probable calcium-transporting ATPase 8, plasma membrane-type: MEGMGWGIDSYLKQNFDLPAKNPSEDAQRKWRAAVGKIVKNRRRRFRMVPDLDKRSEVEAKKRKIQEKIRIALYVQQAAFHFIDAANRKEHHLSEEVIKAGFSISPDELASIASGHDIKSLKMHGGVEGISRKINVPLDDGINTSDFSMRQNLYGANRYVEKPSRSFWMFVWDALQDLTLIILMICALISIVVGLATEGWPKGVYDGSGILLSIFIVVIVTAVSDYKQSLQFKELDKKKKNIIIHVTRDGSRQKISIYDLVVGDIVHLSIGDQVPADGLFMSGYSLLIDESSLSGESEPVYITQEKPFLLAGTTVQDGSAKMLVTAVGMRTEWGRLMGTLSQGGEDETPLQVKLNGVATIIGKIGLVFATLTFVVLIIRFLVDKGMHVGLLKWFPEDALTLLNYFAISVTIIVVAVPEGLPLAVTLSLAFAMKKLMYDKALVRHLSACETMGSAGCICTDKTGTLTTNHMVVDKIWICEVSKSFRGKGTVNDLKAVISEKVFSILLQCIFENSGSEVVKGKDGKNTIMGTPTEAALLEFGLDLEGDHDAQHRDCKKLKVEPFNSVKKKMSVLVSLPGGRIRAFCKGASEILLQLCDKIIDSDGNSVPLSEVQMKNILDIINTFACEALRTLCLAFKDMDETYEGDEIPADGYTLIAVFGIKDPVRPGVRDAVQTCIAAGITVRMVTGDNINTAKAIAKECGILTDDGLAIEGADFRNKNPEEMKDLIPKLQVMGRSLPLDKHTLVTKLRSMFHEVVAVTGDGTNDAPALHEADIGLAMGIAGTEVAKESADVIVLDDNFATIINVARWGRAVYINIQKFVQFQLTVNVVALIVNFVSACITGSTPLTAVQLLWVNMIMDTLGALALATEPPNDEMMERPPVKRGESFITRTMWRNIIGQSLYQLVVLGTLMFAGKWLLNIKGSNADSILNTLIFNSFVFCQVFNEINSREMDKINVFSGIFSSWIFLAIIASTVIFQVIIVEFLGAFASTVPLSWELWLLSILLGSISLIVAIILKCIRVEPCKTADKPNGYEPIPSGPEDV; this comes from the exons ATGGAGGGGATGGGATGGGGAATCGACAGCTATCTGAAGCAAAACTTCGACCTCCCGGCGAAGAACCCCTCGGAGGATGCGCAGCGGAAATGGCGGGCCGCCGTGGGCAAGATCGTCAagaaccgccgccgccgcttccGAATGGTCCCGGATCTCGACAAGCGATCCGAGGTGGAAGCCAAGAAGCGCAAGATCCAG GAAAAAATTCGGATTGCTCTCTATGTACAACAAGCTGCATTTCATTTCATTGATG CTGCTAATAGAAAAGAACACCATCTTTCAGAAGAGGTCATAAAAGCTGGTTTTTCTATCAGCCCTGATGAACTGGCATCCATTGCAAGTGGACATGATATTAAGAGCTTGAAGATGCATGGAGGAGTTGAGGGGATATCAAGAAAAATTAATGTCCCACTAGATGATGGCATTAACACTAGTGATTTTTCAATGAGACAGAATTTATATGGTGCTAATCGATATGTAGAGAAGCCTTCTAGAAGCTTCTGGATGTTTGTATGGGATGCTCTACAGGACCTGACTCTTATCATTCTTATGATATGTGCTCTGATTTCTATAGTTGTTGGACTTGCCACAGAAGGATGGCCAAAGGGTGTGTATGATGGGTCGGGAATTCTTCTCAGCATATTCATAGTTGTCATAGTTACTGCTGTCAGTGACTACAAGCAATCTCTGCAATTTAAAGAAttagacaagaaaaagaaaaacataattaTTCATGTAACTAGAGATGGTTCTAGACAAAAGATATCTATTTATGACTTGGTAGTTGGGGATATTGTTCATCTGTCAATAGGTGATCAAGTTCCAGCTGATGGTCTATTTATGTCTGGTTACTCCTTGTTGATAGATGAATCAAGTTTGTCTGGTGAAAGTGAGCCAGTATATATTACTCAGGAAAAACCTTTTCTTCTGGCTGGGACGACGGTGCAAGATGGGTCTGCTAAAATGCTGGTGACTGCAGTAGGCATGCGCACTGAGTGGGGAAGGTTGATGGGCACTTTAAGCCAGGGTGGAGAGGATGAAACACCTTTACAGGTTAAGCTAAATGGTGTTGCAACCATCATTGGAAAGATTGGTTTGGTGTTTGCGACTCTAACATTTGTGGTCCTGATAATTAGGTTTTTAGTGGACAAGGGCATGCATGTTGGGTTGTTGAAATGGTTTCCAGAAGATGCGCTTACTTTGCTGAATTATTTTGCAATTTCAGTGACTATAATTGTCGTTGCAGTTCCTGAAGGGCTACCTTTGGCTGTGACATTGAGTCTTGCCTTTGCAATGAAGAAGCTAATGTATGATAAAGCACTAGTTAGGCATCTGTCAGCATGCGAAACAATGGGTTCTGCTGGTTGCATTTGTACAGATAAAACAGGAACTTTGACGACTAACCACATGGTAGTCGATAAGATATGGATATGTGAGGTATCCAAGTCATTTAGAGGTAAGGGAACTGTTAATGATCTGAAAGCTGTGATTTCTGAAAAAGTATTTAGCATCCTTCTTCAATGCATTTTTGAAAATTCTGGTTCTGAGGTGGTGAAAGGAAAAGATGGTAAAAATACCATAATGGGTACACCAACTGAAGCAGCATTATTAGAGTTTGGCTTGGACTTGGAAGGAGATCATGATGCTCAACACCGGGATTGCAAGAAATTAAAGGTGGAGCCTTTTAATTCAGTTAAGAAGAAGATGTCTGTTCTTGTGTCATTACCCGGTGGAAGGATTCGTGCCTTCTGCAAGGGTGCATCGGAAATCCTCTTGCAGTTGTGTGACAAGATCATTGACAGTGATGGAAACAGTGTACCTCTTTCAGAAGTGCAGATGAAGAATATACTGGATATCATCAATACATTTGCTTGTGAAGCCTTAAGAACACTTTGCCTGGCCTTCAAGGATATGGATGAAACTTATGAGGGGGATGAAATCCCTGCTGATGGTTATACACTGATAGCTGTGTTTGGCATTAAAGATCCAGTCCGGCCTGGAGTCAGGGATGCAGTTCAGACCTGTATAGCTGCAGGTATTACTGTCCGAATGGTAACTGGGGACAACATCAATACAGCTAAAGCTATAGCCAAGGAATGTGGAATATTGACAGATGATGGTTTGGCCATAGAAGGAGCAGATTTTCGCAACAAAAATCCTGAGGAAATGAAAGACTTGATACCTAAACTTCAG GTAATGGGCCGATCTTTGCCGTTGGATAAACATACATTGGTGacaaaattgagaagtatgttTCATGAAGTTGTTGCAGTTACTGGTGATGGAACAAATGATGCCCCAGCACTGCATGAGGCAGACATTGGTCTTGCAATGGGTATTGCAGGCACAGAG GTTGCAAAAGAGAGTGCTGATGTTATTGTATTGGATGATAATTTTGCAACTATTATAAATGTGGCCCGATGGGGTCGTGCAGTTTACATCAACATTCAAAAGTTTGTGCAATTCCAGTTGACAGTTAATGTGGTTGCTCTAATTGTCAATTTTGTTTCAGCATGCATCACAG GGAGCACTCCTCTCACTGCTGTCCAGTTGCTTTGGGTCAACATGATTATGGATACCCTTGGTGCCTTGGCATTAGCAACAGAACCTCCAAATGATGAGATGATGGAAAGGCCACCAGTTAAACGAGGTGAAAGTTTTATAACTAGGACCATGTGGAGAAATATCATTGGCCAGAGTTTGTATCAGCTGGTTGTACTTGGAACTCTCATGTTTGCTGGGAAATGGCTTCTGAACATTAAGGGTTCAAATGCTGACTCCATTCTCAATACACTAATATTCAACTCGTTTGTGTTTTGCCAG